In Kordia antarctica, the following proteins share a genomic window:
- a CDS encoding PorP/SprF family type IX secretion system membrane protein: MKNIYIALFILLFTLPSFAQQDPQYTQYMYNMAVINPAYAGSTEGISIGALYRNQWTGFDGAPRTFTFFGHSPVGKNVGLGLSFITDQIGPVKETNVYTDFSYTLQLGGAHKLAFGVKGGLTFHDIGLFSQVNPTLIDQGDEAFSSDVNETTFNLGAGLFYYTDNYYLALSVPNFLKGKHLDVNGRTYGSEISHYFLTGGYVFQATPNTKIKPSFLVKSAFDAPTSFDLNLNALFYEKFEIGASYRLDDSFSGMVNFAINPRLRIGYAYDAVTSEISSVASSSHEVFILFDLYFPRKVSRSPRYF; the protein is encoded by the coding sequence ATGAAGAACATATATATCGCACTCTTTATATTACTTTTTACGCTACCATCTTTTGCACAGCAAGATCCGCAGTACACTCAGTACATGTACAATATGGCAGTTATTAATCCTGCATACGCTGGATCTACAGAAGGAATATCTATAGGAGCATTATACAGAAATCAATGGACCGGATTTGACGGTGCCCCAAGAACGTTTACGTTCTTTGGGCATTCGCCTGTCGGTAAAAATGTAGGGCTTGGATTATCATTTATCACAGATCAAATTGGACCTGTGAAAGAAACCAATGTCTACACTGACTTTTCATATACATTACAATTAGGAGGCGCTCACAAATTAGCGTTTGGTGTAAAAGGAGGATTAACATTTCATGACATCGGATTGTTTTCTCAAGTAAACCCAACATTAATAGATCAAGGTGATGAAGCATTCTCAAGTGACGTAAATGAAACAACTTTTAACTTAGGAGCCGGACTTTTTTACTACACAGACAATTACTACTTAGCATTATCTGTCCCTAACTTTTTAAAAGGAAAACATTTAGATGTAAATGGTAGAACTTATGGTTCGGAAATATCGCATTACTTCCTTACAGGTGGTTATGTGTTTCAAGCAACTCCAAACACTAAAATTAAGCCTTCATTCTTAGTAAAATCTGCATTTGATGCACCAACATCTTTTGACTTGAACTTGAATGCTCTATTTTATGAAAAATTTGAAATTGGAGCTTCTTACCGTTTAGATGATTCTTTTAGTGGAATGGTCAACTTTGCGATCAACCCGAGATTACGTATAGGCTATGCCTATGATGCTGTAACTTCTGAAATTTCATCAGTAGCAAGCTCATCTCACGAAGTATTCATATTATTTGATTTATACTTCCCACGTAAAGTTTCTCGTTCGCCAAGATATTTCTAA